Proteins encoded in a region of the Leifsonia sp. PS1209 genome:
- a CDS encoding O-antigen ligase family protein — protein sequence MTSAPSASSVRARVAAAASGSGAAAFATLLLFTLFAGDFWRNLISWPGYFVLAGLLAAASIVVLVRTRPAFHWRRLPRMLVLFLLLATVSIAWSAYPGASALGVIAQFATTAGALYLALALDWPQLLRALANAFRWILGLSLLFEFVVAAFVRHPVLPFWASYPEGKLPSAFYWSRGLLFHGGQIQGIQGNSNLLAMVALLAVIVFGIQLADRTVRRGAGITWLVIAVGTLALTRSSTVIVAGLATAVVFAFALWMRRVAPDRRRPVYLTAAALVVVAAGLLIAFASRIPALFGKSEDLTGRLDIWHSVIGLAQERPVFGWGWVSYWAPWVSPFKNLAERNGVTYLQAHNAWLDVWLQLGIVGLVVFILLVATTLGRSWFFAVDRPRTTIADDKPYTALGLLPLLLIAALIAQSAAESRILIEAGWALLVVLSVKTKQSTP from the coding sequence GTGACCTCCGCACCCTCCGCTTCGTCCGTCCGGGCACGCGTGGCCGCCGCCGCGTCCGGATCCGGCGCCGCGGCGTTCGCGACACTGCTGCTGTTCACGCTGTTCGCGGGCGATTTCTGGCGCAACCTGATCAGCTGGCCTGGCTACTTCGTGCTGGCCGGGCTGCTCGCCGCCGCGAGCATCGTCGTCCTGGTGCGCACGCGGCCCGCCTTCCACTGGCGCAGGCTGCCCAGGATGCTCGTGCTGTTCCTCCTGCTGGCGACCGTCTCGATCGCGTGGTCCGCATACCCCGGCGCAAGTGCGCTCGGCGTGATCGCCCAGTTCGCGACCACTGCCGGCGCGCTCTACCTGGCGCTCGCCCTCGACTGGCCGCAGCTGCTGCGCGCGCTGGCGAACGCGTTCCGCTGGATTCTGGGGCTGTCGCTGCTGTTCGAGTTCGTCGTGGCCGCGTTCGTGCGGCATCCTGTGCTGCCGTTCTGGGCGTCATATCCAGAGGGCAAGCTGCCGTCCGCGTTCTATTGGAGCAGGGGTCTGCTGTTCCACGGCGGGCAGATCCAGGGCATCCAGGGCAACAGCAACCTGCTGGCGATGGTGGCGCTGCTGGCCGTGATCGTGTTCGGCATCCAGCTCGCCGACCGCACCGTGCGCCGCGGGGCGGGCATCACCTGGCTGGTGATCGCGGTCGGGACGCTCGCTCTCACCCGCTCGTCGACGGTGATCGTGGCCGGGCTGGCCACCGCCGTCGTGTTCGCGTTCGCCCTGTGGATGCGCAGGGTCGCGCCGGACCGGCGCCGTCCTGTCTATCTCACCGCCGCGGCGCTCGTCGTGGTGGCCGCCGGGCTGCTGATCGCGTTCGCCTCGCGCATCCCCGCGCTGTTCGGCAAAAGCGAGGACCTGACGGGGCGCCTCGACATCTGGCACTCGGTGATCGGGCTGGCGCAGGAACGCCCGGTGTTCGGCTGGGGCTGGGTGAGCTACTGGGCGCCCTGGGTCTCCCCGTTCAAGAACCTCGCCGAACGCAACGGCGTCACCTACCTGCAGGCGCACAACGCCTGGCTCGACGTCTGGTTGCAGCTCGGCATCGTCGGCCTCGTGGTGTTCATCCTGCTGGTCGCGACCACGCTCGGCCGCTCCTGGTTCTTCGCCGTCGACCGGCCGAGGACCACGATCGCCGACGACAAGCCGTACACCGCGCTCGGGCTGCTGCCCCTGCTGCTGATCGCCGCGCTCATCGCGCAGAGCGCAGCGGAGAGCCGCATCCTGATCGAAGCGGGGTGGGCGCTGCTCGTGGTGCTGTCCGTGAAGACGAAGCAGAGCACACCGTAG
- a CDS encoding glycosyltransferase family 2 protein, whose amino-acid sequence MYPRVTAIVVAQSGGPHLQRTLDAIAAQTRQPDAVIAVDCASTDDAAKLLADFRPTQLLSVPEKLPFGAAVATGVRVTAPPSSDHEWLWLLAQDTAPEPGALEALLGAVEVSPSVAVAGPKLVDWDDASFIREFGEAMTPLGAAVPLVENEMDQAQHDGLTDVLGVSSAGMIVRQTVWDKLGGFDPGLPTADDGLDFCTRVRLAGFRVSLVAQARVAIAGDGVAGPNLSRKWTVRRRLTKERRAAQLHRRMVYAPAAAVPFHWLSLVPLAILRSIGRILRKEPGSVGGELAAAFSVAFSGMRVSNARRTLAQNKTVGWAAVAPLRIPFDEVRRGRALKREAAQVGQQGERQELDFFGTGGGWTVLAALVIGVALFFPLFGSAALTGGGLLPLNASVGQLWANLGYGWRDVGLGFTGAADPFAAVLAVLGTLTFWQPSVSIVGLYFLAVPLAALGAWLAAARLTSKTTLRIFAGLAYALAPTLLVALQGGRPAAVLAHVLLPWLFFAGLAARRSWAASAVTALLAVATAACAPVLIPALVVAWIAAIAFGGRRAARIAFIPLPAVVLFAPLVWQQISRGAWLSIFADPGVALDARQTPAWQLALGFPDGTLGGWHALGSVLPFDLAEAAPNIIVPILLAPLGVLAILALFLRGSSRAIVALLVALVGFLTAVAALHVQVTFAGSSVVPIWPGTAVSLYWLGLIGAAVLALSAIGRAAVYPAWVALLTLAIAAVPSAIALHDGQSKVVESDGRTMPAVVTAKAATQPRTGTLRITPQPDGGIAAELIRGAGQTLDAQSTLSSTERTLSPEQKELATLAGNLSSRSGYDGSPTMKRLGIDFVLLAPAAVDLNQSTGGNAPVSEPAKVSGVRASTALDANPLLAPVGATVSGQLWAFDRGTSAEPKAALVPADAGGIWRLVVLLVQGIVIGITLLMAIPTTRSADRVAELNSRRPKRRHGDEDDLVVTPDDEPEQPKDGEEAVADETLSEYEAEPDDEAAVESSEVEEAAEPEPVVAPEPVVAPEPEVAPEPEVESEPVPEPEPVVQPEPEPDPVVEPQSEPEPEPTVEPEAAPEHQHPASTPDALVPTPSTPTTLEEGLEETIIRPRRGTERTEGGDRG is encoded by the coding sequence ATGTATCCGAGAGTCACTGCCATCGTCGTCGCCCAGAGTGGCGGCCCCCACCTTCAGCGCACTCTCGACGCCATCGCGGCACAGACAAGACAACCGGATGCCGTGATCGCCGTCGACTGTGCGTCGACGGACGACGCCGCCAAGCTGCTCGCCGACTTCCGCCCCACCCAGCTGCTCTCCGTGCCGGAGAAGCTGCCGTTCGGCGCTGCCGTGGCGACAGGCGTGCGGGTGACGGCTCCTCCGTCGTCCGACCACGAGTGGCTGTGGCTGCTCGCGCAGGACACCGCGCCGGAGCCCGGTGCTCTCGAAGCACTCCTCGGCGCCGTCGAGGTCTCGCCCTCCGTCGCCGTCGCAGGACCCAAGCTGGTCGACTGGGACGACGCATCCTTCATCCGTGAGTTCGGCGAGGCGATGACGCCGCTCGGCGCCGCGGTGCCGCTGGTCGAGAACGAGATGGACCAGGCGCAGCACGACGGCCTCACCGACGTGCTCGGCGTCTCGTCCGCCGGGATGATCGTCCGCCAGACCGTGTGGGACAAGCTCGGCGGCTTCGACCCCGGCCTGCCGACCGCCGACGACGGACTCGATTTCTGCACCAGGGTCCGACTCGCGGGCTTCCGTGTATCCCTCGTCGCCCAGGCCAGGGTGGCCATCGCGGGCGACGGCGTCGCGGGACCCAACCTCTCGCGCAAGTGGACCGTGAGGCGCCGCCTCACCAAGGAACGGCGAGCTGCCCAGCTGCACCGCCGGATGGTCTACGCGCCTGCCGCTGCGGTGCCGTTCCACTGGCTCAGCCTCGTGCCGCTCGCGATCCTCCGCTCCATCGGCCGCATCCTGCGCAAGGAGCCGGGCTCGGTCGGCGGCGAGCTCGCTGCGGCGTTCAGCGTGGCGTTCTCCGGGATGCGCGTGAGCAACGCCCGCCGCACGCTCGCCCAGAACAAGACCGTCGGCTGGGCGGCCGTCGCGCCCCTCCGCATCCCGTTCGATGAGGTGCGGCGCGGACGCGCGCTGAAACGCGAGGCCGCGCAGGTCGGCCAGCAGGGCGAGCGACAGGAACTCGACTTCTTCGGTACGGGCGGCGGCTGGACGGTGCTCGCTGCACTGGTCATCGGCGTCGCCCTGTTCTTCCCGCTCTTCGGGAGCGCGGCGCTCACCGGGGGAGGGCTGCTCCCGCTCAACGCGTCGGTCGGCCAGCTGTGGGCGAACCTCGGCTACGGCTGGCGGGATGTCGGGCTCGGGTTCACCGGAGCCGCCGACCCGTTCGCGGCGGTGCTCGCCGTGCTCGGAACGCTGACCTTCTGGCAGCCGTCCGTCTCGATCGTCGGCCTCTACTTCCTCGCGGTCCCGCTGGCAGCGCTCGGCGCCTGGCTGGCGGCGGCGCGGCTCACCTCCAAGACGACGCTGCGCATCTTCGCCGGCCTCGCCTACGCACTCGCGCCGACACTGCTGGTGGCGCTGCAGGGCGGCCGTCCTGCTGCCGTGCTCGCGCACGTGCTGCTCCCGTGGCTGTTCTTCGCCGGGCTCGCCGCGCGCCGGTCGTGGGCGGCCAGCGCCGTCACCGCGCTGCTCGCCGTGGCGACGGCGGCGTGCGCACCCGTGCTCATCCCGGCCCTCGTGGTCGCCTGGATCGCGGCCATCGCGTTCGGTGGACGCCGTGCCGCACGCATCGCGTTCATCCCGTTGCCCGCTGTTGTGCTGTTCGCGCCTCTGGTCTGGCAGCAGATCTCCCGCGGGGCGTGGCTGTCGATCTTCGCCGACCCCGGCGTGGCACTGGATGCGCGGCAGACGCCGGCCTGGCAGCTCGCCCTCGGCTTCCCGGACGGCACGCTCGGCGGCTGGCACGCGCTCGGCTCCGTACTGCCGTTCGACCTCGCCGAGGCCGCCCCGAACATCATCGTCCCCATCCTGCTCGCGCCGCTCGGCGTGCTGGCGATCCTGGCCCTGTTCCTCCGCGGGTCGAGCAGGGCGATCGTCGCGCTGCTGGTCGCCCTGGTCGGCTTCCTCACCGCGGTCGCCGCGCTGCACGTCCAGGTGACGTTCGCCGGATCCAGCGTCGTGCCGATCTGGCCCGGAACGGCCGTGAGCCTCTACTGGCTCGGACTGATCGGGGCAGCGGTCCTCGCGCTCTCCGCTATCGGCCGCGCCGCCGTCTACCCGGCCTGGGTCGCGCTCCTCACGCTCGCCATCGCCGCCGTCCCCTCCGCCATCGCGCTGCACGACGGACAGTCGAAGGTGGTCGAGAGCGACGGACGCACCATGCCGGCGGTCGTCACGGCCAAGGCCGCCACCCAGCCCCGCACGGGAACGCTGCGCATCACGCCGCAGCCGGACGGCGGCATCGCGGCGGAACTCATCCGCGGCGCCGGGCAGACGCTCGACGCGCAGAGCACCCTCAGCTCGACGGAGCGCACGCTGTCACCCGAGCAGAAGGAGCTGGCGACGCTGGCGGGCAACCTGTCGTCCCGGAGCGGCTACGACGGCTCTCCGACCATGAAACGCCTCGGCATCGACTTCGTACTGCTCGCACCGGCAGCGGTGGACCTGAACCAGAGCACGGGCGGGAACGCCCCGGTGAGCGAGCCTGCCAAGGTCAGCGGGGTGCGCGCATCCACCGCCCTCGACGCGAACCCGCTGCTCGCCCCGGTGGGTGCGACGGTGAGCGGGCAGCTCTGGGCGTTCGACCGCGGCACCTCGGCGGAGCCGAAGGCCGCGCTCGTCCCCGCGGACGCCGGAGGGATCTGGCGGCTGGTCGTGCTGCTGGTGCAGGGCATCGTCATCGGCATCACGCTGCTCATGGCCATCCCGACCACGCGCTCGGCCGACCGCGTCGCCGAGCTGAACTCCCGCCGCCCGAAGCGCCGCCACGGCGACGAGGACGACCTCGTCGTCACCCCCGACGACGAGCCGGAGCAGCCGAAGGACGGCGAGGAGGCCGTAGCCGACGAGACGCTCTCGGAGTATGAGGCGGAACCCGACGACGAGGCGGCCGTCGAGTCCTCCGAGGTGGAGGAAGCGGCGGAGCCGGAGCCGGTGGTTGCGCCGGAGCCTGTGGTTGCGCCGGAGCCAGAGGTCGCCCCGGAGCCGGAAGTCGAGTCGGAGCCGGTGCCTGAGCCGGAGCCTGTGGTTCAGCCGGAGCCTGAGCCGGACCCGGTGGTCGAGCCACAATCCGAGCCCGAGCCCGAGCCCACTGTCGAGCCGGAGGCTGCCCCGGAGCACCAGCACCCCGCATCCACCCCGGATGCGCTGGTCCCCACCCCGTCCACCCCCACGACGCTCGAGGAAGGCCTCGAGGAGACGATCATCCGCCCCCGCCGCGGAACCGAGCGAACCGAAGGAGGCGACCGTGGCTGA
- a CDS encoding DUF5719 family protein: MADKRGIARVSMRVVGGVIGLGVAGIAIAGASLLPLPSFQVAAPVSTVKPVPADQQRVCPGPLLALAADAGAATTASPFGAPTSTYGADGGSVDTRSLKADADGSSRGEAPQVLTVATPQGASTPPLVAGAQSQSATTDDLAGLATSSCGEASADSWLVGGSTALGQTSLVMLSNPTSVQATVNLSIFAETGQVDAPGAAGIVVPAGAQKVVPLAGLAPSVAAPVVHVQSTGGQVLASLQQSFEQGIDPRGVELSGATGSPSRVQVISGMTIANLATIEGAQSGEGYGADLPAVRVFVPGDQDADITVGAVGENGTAAGNSYAQTVKAGVVAEIPLDHLKDGNYTVTVRSSVPVVAAARTSVAGAKTHDFTWFASSQPMGDTFLAAVPSAPTPMVHFANPGEKDQKVTIEGRNGKPATLTIPAEGAANVKVGAGMYTVTGGDGLYVSVSFAADGAASSFALNPPGPLAAPIEVYPR; the protein is encoded by the coding sequence GTGGCTGACAAGCGTGGAATCGCCAGGGTCAGCATGCGCGTGGTCGGCGGTGTGATCGGCCTCGGCGTCGCCGGCATCGCCATCGCTGGCGCGTCGTTGCTGCCGCTGCCGTCGTTCCAGGTCGCTGCCCCCGTCTCGACCGTCAAGCCCGTGCCTGCCGACCAGCAGAGGGTCTGCCCCGGCCCGCTGCTCGCCCTCGCGGCCGACGCGGGCGCCGCCACCACCGCATCCCCGTTCGGCGCCCCCACCTCCACATACGGGGCGGACGGCGGCAGCGTCGACACCCGGTCGCTGAAGGCCGACGCCGACGGTTCGTCGCGCGGTGAGGCCCCCCAGGTGCTCACCGTCGCCACCCCGCAGGGCGCGAGCACCCCGCCGCTCGTCGCGGGCGCCCAGTCACAGAGCGCGACGACCGACGACCTCGCCGGTCTCGCGACCTCCTCCTGCGGAGAGGCGAGCGCAGACAGCTGGCTCGTCGGCGGTTCCACCGCGCTCGGCCAGACCAGCCTCGTGATGCTGTCCAACCCGACGTCGGTGCAGGCCACCGTCAACCTCTCGATCTTCGCCGAGACCGGCCAGGTGGATGCGCCGGGAGCCGCCGGCATCGTCGTCCCTGCCGGCGCGCAGAAGGTGGTCCCGCTCGCCGGTCTCGCTCCGTCCGTCGCCGCCCCCGTCGTGCACGTGCAGAGCACGGGAGGGCAGGTGCTCGCCTCTCTGCAGCAGAGCTTCGAGCAGGGCATCGACCCGCGCGGCGTCGAACTGTCCGGCGCGACAGGCTCCCCGTCGCGGGTGCAGGTGATCTCCGGCATGACCATCGCGAATCTGGCCACCATCGAGGGCGCCCAGTCCGGCGAGGGCTACGGAGCGGACCTCCCCGCCGTCCGCGTCTTCGTGCCCGGCGACCAGGATGCGGACATCACCGTCGGCGCCGTCGGCGAGAACGGCACGGCGGCAGGCAACTCGTACGCGCAGACCGTGAAGGCCGGCGTCGTCGCAGAGATCCCGCTTGATCACCTCAAGGACGGCAACTACACCGTCACCGTCCGCTCCTCCGTGCCGGTTGTCGCCGCGGCCCGCACGTCGGTCGCCGGGGCCAAGACCCACGACTTCACCTGGTTCGCCTCGTCGCAGCCGATGGGAGACACCTTCCTCGCCGCTGTCCCGTCCGCCCCGACTCCGATGGTGCACTTCGCCAACCCGGGCGAGAAGGACCAGAAGGTCACGATCGAGGGCCGCAACGGCAAACCGGCGACCCTGACAATCCCGGCCGAGGGCGCGGCGAACGTCAAGGTGGGCGCAGGGATGTACACGGTCACCGGAGGCGACGGCCTCTACGTCAGCGTCAGCTTCGCGGCCGACGGTGCGGCGAGCTCGTTCGCCCTCAACCCGCCCGGCCCGCTCGCGGCGCCGATTGAGGTGTATCCGCGCTAG
- a CDS encoding metallopeptidase family protein, with the protein MPRNRRSSSQPPATSRWRSRHGRGARGPVTGPHLPMLNNRIDFFDMTVASTADYLKGVWPNELADVHFEVAATPIGNTGSDGVDRWHVDHAQRRIVLYRVPIQRLTKLHRNDDLHRRMFVEGCVFRAVAELLGKDPWDLAPDRYRHF; encoded by the coding sequence ATGCCCCGCAACCGCCGCTCAAGCAGCCAGCCGCCTGCCACCTCCCGGTGGCGCAGCAGGCACGGCAGGGGTGCGAGAGGCCCGGTGACCGGCCCCCACCTGCCGATGCTGAACAACAGGATCGACTTCTTCGACATGACCGTCGCATCCACGGCCGACTACCTCAAAGGCGTCTGGCCGAACGAGCTCGCCGACGTGCACTTCGAGGTCGCTGCCACCCCCATCGGCAACACGGGCAGCGACGGCGTCGACCGCTGGCACGTCGACCACGCCCAGCGCCGCATCGTGCTCTACCGCGTCCCGATCCAGCGCCTCACCAAGCTGCACCGCAACGACGACCTCCACCGCAGGATGTTCGTCGAGGGCTGCGTGTTCCGTGCAGTGGCGGAGCTGCTGGGGAAGGACCCGTGGGACCTGGCGCCGGACCGGTACCGGCACTTCTAG
- the manA gene encoding mannose-6-phosphate isomerase, class I, whose protein sequence is MFVRIGNTPRDYAWGSTTAIAGLLGTEPSGRPEAELWLGAHPGSPSVIADPAQTGGAADLAAWTAADLQTSLGRQDAHLPYLLKVLAAAGPLSLQAHPSSEQAAAGFARENAAGIPIDSPERNYKDPFHKPELIYALSDTFDALCGFRDVERSAALFSALAETADDGERAVIASFAGTLAGEPTGVLRRATEWLLGGDPAVGELVGAVVATALSVEPDPAGDDLAVAADTVRMLAEAFPGDPGIVLALLLNRATLRPGEVLYLPAGNIHAYLRGLGIELMAASDNVLRGGLTPKRIDVPELVSILDFRPIVATPMAAEHPAPGVDVFRPDVPDFALDHITVGAGTPSTRIPLPGAAIAICTAGTVELAGTHGALTLERGQSVFVTPDEEFVSLSGDGTVFVATPNA, encoded by the coding sequence ATGTTTGTGCGCATCGGCAATACCCCCCGCGACTACGCCTGGGGTTCGACCACTGCCATCGCCGGGCTGCTCGGCACCGAACCGAGCGGACGACCGGAGGCGGAGCTGTGGCTGGGCGCGCATCCCGGATCGCCGTCGGTGATCGCCGACCCGGCGCAGACCGGTGGAGCGGCGGACCTCGCCGCGTGGACGGCCGCCGACCTGCAGACCTCGCTCGGGCGGCAGGATGCGCACCTGCCGTACCTCCTGAAGGTGCTGGCCGCCGCCGGCCCGCTGTCGCTGCAGGCGCACCCGTCGTCCGAGCAGGCCGCCGCCGGGTTCGCGCGGGAGAACGCCGCGGGCATCCCCATCGACTCCCCCGAGCGCAACTACAAGGACCCGTTCCACAAGCCGGAGCTGATCTACGCGCTCAGCGACACCTTCGACGCGCTCTGCGGCTTCCGCGACGTCGAGCGCAGTGCAGCACTGTTCTCCGCGCTCGCTGAGACGGCGGACGACGGCGAGCGCGCCGTGATCGCGTCGTTCGCCGGCACCCTCGCCGGCGAGCCGACCGGGGTGCTCCGCCGCGCGACCGAGTGGCTGCTCGGCGGCGACCCTGCGGTGGGCGAGCTGGTCGGCGCCGTCGTCGCCACCGCGCTCTCCGTCGAGCCGGACCCGGCGGGCGACGACCTCGCTGTCGCCGCAGACACCGTCCGGATGCTCGCGGAGGCGTTCCCCGGCGATCCGGGCATCGTGCTCGCGCTGCTGCTCAACCGCGCGACCCTGCGCCCGGGCGAGGTGCTGTACCTGCCGGCCGGGAACATCCACGCGTACCTGCGGGGGCTCGGGATCGAGCTGATGGCGGCGTCCGACAACGTGCTGCGCGGCGGCCTCACGCCGAAGCGCATCGACGTGCCGGAGCTGGTGAGCATCCTGGACTTCCGTCCGATCGTGGCGACGCCGATGGCCGCGGAACATCCGGCGCCCGGCGTCGACGTGTTCCGACCGGATGTGCCCGACTTCGCGCTCGACCACATCACGGTCGGGGCAGGGACGCCGTCCACGCGCATCCCGCTGCCCGGCGCGGCCATCGCGATCTGCACGGCAGGCACGGTGGAGCTCGCCGGAACGCACGGCGCGCTGACGCTGGAACGCGGGCAGTCGGTGTTCGTCACGCCGGACGAGGAGTTCGTCTCCCTCTCCGGCGACGGGACGGTGTTCGTCGCGACACCGAACGCCTGA
- a CDS encoding acyl-CoA dehydrogenase family protein yields the protein MSFESLASDFYGYEDLLSTQEKDFLAHLRSYLETEVKPIVNEHWERAEFPHQIIEGLHKTGTVGLGFPETAPFENSAVFRGWVALELARVDASVSTYVGVQNGLALGAVGVCGSEEQKAEWLPKLASGEVLGAFGLTEPLSGSDSAQGLRTIATRDGDNWVLNGSKRWIGNATFSDITIIWAKSAEDGQVKGFIVPTSTPGYTATKIEGKQSLRMVQNADITLENVVVPESLRLQNANTFKDTAAVLRLTRAEVAWAAVGVAIGAYEAAVAYSKERIQFGKPLGAHQLIQDLLVKSLGNITASIALCTRVSEMLDTGKQRDEHSALAKAFATSRMRETVAWCREILGGNGIVIDYDVARFFADAEALYSYEGTREMNTLIVGRSITGQAAFV from the coding sequence ATGTCCTTCGAGTCCCTCGCCAGCGATTTCTACGGATACGAGGACCTTCTCAGCACCCAGGAGAAGGACTTCCTCGCCCACCTCCGCTCCTACCTGGAGACCGAGGTGAAGCCGATCGTGAACGAGCACTGGGAGCGCGCGGAATTCCCGCACCAGATCATCGAGGGGCTGCACAAGACCGGCACCGTCGGGCTCGGCTTCCCGGAGACCGCTCCGTTCGAGAACTCGGCCGTGTTCCGCGGCTGGGTCGCCCTGGAGCTTGCGAGGGTGGATGCGTCCGTCAGCACATACGTCGGCGTGCAGAACGGTCTCGCCCTCGGCGCCGTCGGCGTCTGCGGCTCCGAGGAGCAGAAGGCGGAGTGGCTGCCGAAGCTCGCCAGCGGCGAGGTGCTCGGGGCGTTCGGCCTGACCGAACCGCTCTCCGGCTCGGACTCCGCACAGGGCCTGCGCACGATCGCGACGCGCGACGGCGACAACTGGGTGCTCAACGGCTCGAAGCGCTGGATCGGCAACGCCACGTTCAGCGACATCACCATCATCTGGGCGAAGAGCGCGGAGGACGGCCAGGTGAAGGGCTTCATCGTCCCGACCTCGACGCCCGGGTACACCGCGACGAAGATCGAGGGCAAGCAGTCCCTCCGCATGGTGCAGAACGCCGACATCACGCTCGAGAACGTCGTCGTGCCCGAGTCGCTGCGCCTGCAGAACGCCAACACGTTCAAAGACACCGCCGCGGTGCTCCGCCTCACCCGCGCCGAGGTCGCCTGGGCGGCCGTCGGGGTCGCGATCGGCGCGTACGAGGCCGCCGTCGCGTACTCGAAGGAGCGCATCCAGTTCGGCAAGCCTCTGGGAGCGCACCAGCTCATCCAGGATCTGCTGGTCAAGTCGCTCGGCAATATCACCGCATCCATCGCCCTCTGCACGCGCGTCTCCGAGATGCTCGACACCGGCAAGCAGCGCGACGAGCACTCGGCACTCGCCAAGGCGTTCGCCACCTCCCGGATGCGCGAGACCGTCGCCTGGTGCCGCGAGATCCTGGGTGGCAACGGCATCGTGATCGACTACGACGTCGCCCGCTTCTTCGCCGACGCCGAGGCCCTCTACTCCTACGAGGGCACCCGCGAGATGAACACGCTGATCGTCGGGCGCTCGATCACCGGCCAGGCCGCCTTCGTCTAG
- the galE gene encoding UDP-glucose 4-epimerase GalE — translation MAWLVTGGAGYIGSHIVRAFRSEGIDVVVVDDLSSGHEEFVPADVPFYRGTILDGALLERVFAENSVSGVVHVAGFKYAGVSVQRPLHTYEQNVTATAVLLAAMQEAGVDAMVFSSSAAVYGTPDTDLVTESTPKSPESPYGESKLIGEWLLRDQGIAAGLRHTSLRYFNVVGSGDLSLRDTSPHNLFPLVFDALVDGRTPRINGVDYPTPDGTCVRDYIHVADLAVSHVAAAKRLDAHEAIEPVYNLGSGDGVSVGEIMSTVAAVTGIDFTPEVGPRRAGDPARIVASGELAARDLDWRMSHTLDEMVRSAWEARQAAS, via the coding sequence GTGGCGTGGTTGGTGACCGGAGGAGCTGGATACATCGGCTCGCACATCGTGCGGGCGTTCCGTTCGGAGGGCATCGACGTCGTCGTGGTCGACGACCTGTCCAGCGGGCATGAGGAGTTCGTGCCGGCGGACGTCCCCTTCTATCGGGGGACCATCCTGGACGGCGCGCTGCTCGAACGGGTCTTCGCCGAGAACAGCGTCTCCGGCGTGGTGCACGTCGCCGGGTTCAAGTATGCCGGCGTCTCCGTGCAGCGTCCTCTGCACACCTACGAGCAGAACGTGACGGCGACCGCCGTGCTGCTCGCCGCCATGCAGGAGGCGGGGGTGGATGCGATGGTCTTCTCGTCCTCCGCAGCCGTCTACGGCACGCCGGACACGGACCTCGTCACGGAGAGCACGCCGAAGAGCCCGGAGTCCCCGTATGGCGAGTCGAAGCTGATCGGGGAGTGGCTGCTGCGCGACCAGGGCATCGCCGCCGGTCTCCGCCACACCAGCCTGCGGTACTTCAACGTCGTCGGGTCCGGCGATCTTTCGCTGCGCGACACCAGCCCGCACAACCTCTTCCCTCTGGTGTTCGACGCCCTGGTGGACGGCCGCACGCCGCGCATCAACGGCGTCGACTACCCGACGCCGGACGGCACCTGCGTCCGCGACTACATCCACGTCGCCGACCTGGCCGTCTCGCACGTCGCCGCCGCGAAGCGACTGGATGCGCACGAGGCGATCGAGCCCGTCTACAACCTGGGCAGCGGCGACGGGGTCTCGGTCGGCGAGATCATGTCGACCGTCGCCGCGGTGACCGGCATCGACTTCACCCCAGAAGTGGGGCCGCGCCGCGCCGGAGATCCTGCGAGGATCGTCGCATCCGGTGAACTCGCCGCCCGGGATCTGGACTGGAGAATGAGCCACACCCTGGACGAGATGGTTCGGAGCGCCTGGGAAGCACGCCAAGCGGCATCCTGA
- a CDS encoding WhiB family transcriptional regulator, with product MTVPEYRSGVPDDWFIDPVKLGVPGVRPNVDDDNPLAWQSDSLCAQTDPEAFFPEKGGSTRDAKRICTSCEVRTQCLEYALANDERFGIWGGLSERERRKLRKRAS from the coding sequence ATGACAGTTCCTGAATATCGCTCTGGAGTACCCGACGACTGGTTCATCGACCCGGTCAAACTGGGGGTTCCGGGTGTCCGGCCGAATGTCGACGACGACAATCCGCTGGCCTGGCAGTCCGACTCGCTGTGCGCTCAGACCGACCCGGAGGCGTTCTTCCCTGAGAAGGGCGGATCGACCCGCGACGCCAAGCGCATCTGCACCTCGTGCGAGGTTCGCACCCAGTGCCTCGAATACGCTCTCGCGAACGACGAGCGGTTCGGCATCTGGGGTGGGCTGTCCGAGCGCGAACGCCGCAAGCTGCGCAAGCGCGCCAGCTGA
- a CDS encoding DUF3499 family protein produces the protein MLSRPCSRVACPRDAVATLTYVYADSMAVLGPLSLSHEPHSYDLCAIHAERLSAPQGWQVMRHEVFGEVGYGA, from the coding sequence ATGTTGAGCCGTCCATGTTCCCGCGTGGCGTGTCCACGCGATGCCGTGGCCACGCTCACCTACGTGTACGCCGACTCGATGGCCGTGCTCGGCCCGCTGAGCCTGAGCCACGAACCGCACTCGTACGACCTGTGCGCCATCCACGCCGAGCGTCTGTCCGCGCCGCAGGGCTGGCAGGTGATGCGGCACGAGGTGTTCGGTGAAGTAGGTTATGGGGCGTGA